In Carya illinoinensis cultivar Pawnee chromosome 7, C.illinoinensisPawnee_v1, whole genome shotgun sequence, the following are encoded in one genomic region:
- the LOC122314954 gene encoding probable methyltransferase At1g29790 encodes MGSVSLKIGDGTARFRRASLCSSAVNILMLFSVLTTNLFALYAFTSSPKDHQNHLLLRNHKNISLISEQVSLILREIAVSQKKLAKMEKELLGYESLDLSRPNLANELKVYLQPHQLPLGKDSKTGITEMVASVGHSCEKSVDLLSQYMAYKVSGPCPDDWSLAQKLILRGCEPLPRRRCFSKSVPKVGLYPFPTSLWKPVGDKNVTWSGLGCKSFECLNNKKLSRDCVGCFDLVNGYENQRFVKARGKNDFLIDDVLALGGGGIRIGFDIGGGSGTFAARMAERNVTVISNTLNIDAPFSEFIAARGLFALFLSLDHRFPFYDNVFDLVHASSGLDIGGKPEKLEFLMFDIDRILRAGGLFWLDNFYCANEEKKRELTRLIERFGYKKLKWVTGEKADAAGSGKLEVYLSAVLQKPVRV; translated from the coding sequence ATGGGCTCGGTCTCTCTTAAAATAGGGGATGGAACAGCCAGATTCAGAAGAGCATCCCTGTGCTCTTCAGCAGTCAACATTCTCATGCTTTTCTCCGTGCTCACCACCAATCTTTTTGCTCTCTACGCTTTCACATCCTCCCCAAAGGACCACCAAAACCACTTACTTCTCCGCAATCACAAGAACATCTCTCTTATCTCAGAGCAGGTCTCTCTGATCCTCAGAGAGATCGCTGTCTCGCAGAAAAAGCTGGCCAAGATGGAGAAGGAGCTCCTTGGCTATGAAAGCCTGGATCTTTCAAGACCCAACCTCGCTAACGAGCTCAAAGTCTATCTCCAGCCCCACCAGCTCCCACTGGGGAAAGATTCAAAAACTGGAATCACTGAAATGGTGGCTTCCGTGGGTCATTCCTGTGAGAAATCCGTGGACCTATTGTCCCAGTATATGGCCTACAAGGTTTCTGGACCTTGCCCTGATGACTGGAGCCTTGCCCAGAAGCTAATTTTACGCGGATGCGAGCCTTTGCCGAGAAGGAGGTGCTTTTCCAAATCTGTTCCTAAGGTTGGTCTCTACCCTTTTCCTACTTCTCTTTGGAAACCTGTTGGTGATAAGAATGTTACTTGGAGTGGGCTTGGGTGTAAAAGTTTTGAGTGTTTGAACAACAAGAAATTGAGCAGGGATTGTGTTGGTTGTTTTGATTTGGTTAATGGGTATGAGAATCAGAGGTTTGTTAAGGCTAGAGGCaaaaatgattttcttattGACGATGTTTTAGCTTTGGGAGGTGGAGGGATCAGAATTGGCTTTGATATTGGAGGTGGGTCAGGTACCTTCGCTGCTAGAATGGCAGAGAGGAATGTGACTGTGATCTCTAATACCTTGAATATTGATGCCCCATTTAGCGAATTTATCGCTGCAAGAGGACTTTTCGCTCTATTCTTGAGTCTAGATCATCGGTTCCCTTTCTATGACAATGTCTTTGATTTGGTTCACGCCTCAAGTGGATTGGATATCGGGGGAAAACCTGAGAAATTGGAGTTCCTTATGTTTGATATTGATCGCATTCTGAGGGCTGGCGGCTTGTTTTGGTTGGATAATTTTTACTGTGCgaatgaagagaagaaaaggGAGTTGACAAGGTTGATTGAAAGGTTTGGATATAAAAAGCTGAAATGGGTCACAGGGGAGAAGGCAGACGCAGCCGGGTCAGGAAAATTAGAGGTTTATTTGTCTGCCGTTTTACAGAAGCCTGTAAGAGTATGA
- the LOC122315604 gene encoding protein RCC2 homolog, with translation MSAAEPEKTVDVVLEEEEKGGELLFCGATSWDSVGRRKGLEGNLVSPTRLRPLVGVDIRFVASGCSSCHCVALDTEGRCYTWGRNEKGQLGHGDTIQRDRPTVVSELLKYKVIRAGTGRSHTVVGTEDGISLSFGWNKHGQLGSGSVRNEIELSPVRCLVSEVKNTVCGADFTVWLTSVEGASILTAGLPQYGQLGHGTDNEYNTKDSSVRLAYEAQPRPRAIASLAGETIVKVACGTNHTVAVDSNGFVYTWGFGGYGRLGHKEQKDEWAPRRVDVFQKHNVLPPDAVISAGSVNSACTAGGGQLYMWGKIKNAGDDWMYPKPLMDLSGWNLRCMDSGNMHHFVGADSSCISWGHAQHGELGFGPNGQKSSAIPKKVDILEGMHVISVACGMGHSMVVVDRKNVGDQLDQLDIYDGKASGEGGEEPELQTPVVKQTAKKGTAKSSSNSKKRKKSKDSSDSEDGDDSDADSEDGEEQVNGQTELRKRGRNVSGRGKGANKSTRGRGRPPTANKSSHSSQGKSGKRGRPRKA, from the exons ATGTCTGCGGCGGAACCGGAGAAGACGGTTGACGTGGtgttggaggaggaggagaaaggGGGAGAGCTCTTGTTCTGCGGTGCCACTTCTTGGGATTCCGTTGGTCGACGCAAAGGCCTCGAGGGCAACTTGGTCTCCCCGACTCGGCTTCGCCCGCTCGTCGGTGTTGACATTCGATTTGTCGCTTCGGGCTGCT CATCGTGTCATTGCGTGGCGTTGGATACTGAAGGGCGTTGCTATACATGGGGGCGCAATGAG AAGGGCCAACTTGGCCACGGAGACACCATTCAGAGAGACAGGCCAACTGTAGTGTCTGAACTTCTCAA GTACAAAGTCATTAGAGCTGGAACGGGGAGAAGCCATACGGTAGTGGGTACTGAGGATGGAATTTCCCTCTCCTTTGGCTGGAACAAACATGGACAGTTGGGTTCAGGCTCGGTACGCAATG AAATCGAGTTATCTCCCGTTCGCTGCCTTGTTTCTGAAGTAAAAAATACTGTTTGTGGGGCTGACTTCACCGTGTGGTTGACTTCTGTTGAAGGAGCTTCTATACT GACTGCAGGCCTTCCTCAGTATGGACAACTTGGGCATGGAACAGACAATGAG TACAACACCAAGGACAGCTCGGTGAGACTTGCTTATGAAGCCCAACCACGCCCTAGAGCAATAGCTTCTCTTGCTGGGGAAACAATTGTCAAAGTTGCATGTGGAACAAACCATACTG TGGCTGTGGATTCAAATGGATTTGTTTACAC GTGGGGATTTGGCGGTTATGGAAG GCTTGGACATAAGGAGCAGAAGGATGAGTGGGCCCCTCGTCGTGTTGATGTTTTTCAGAAGCACAATGTTCTACCTCCAGATGCAGTGATTTCAGCTGGTTCTGTTAATTCCGCTTGCACTGCAG GTGGAGGACAGTTGTATATGTGGGGCAAAATAAAGAATGCCGGTGATGACTGGATGTATCCTAAACCTCTCATGGATTTAAG TGGCTGGAATCTACGTTGCATGGATTCAGGTAATATGCACCATTTTGTTGGTGCTGATTCCTCCTGCATAAGTTGGGGCCATGCACAACATGGAGAGCTGGGATTTGGCCCAAATGGGCAGAA GTCTTCTGCAATACCCAAAAAAGTAGATATTCTTGAGGGCATGCATGTCATCAG TGTTGCATGTGGTATGGGCCATTCCATGGTGGTGGTTGATAGAAAAAATGTGGGTGACCAACTTGATCAG ctTGATATTTATGATGGCAAAGCTTCTGGTGAAG GTGGTGAAGAGCCTGAGCTTCAAACTCCAGTTGTCAAGCAAACTGCTAAAAAGGGTACTGCTAAATCTTCAAGTAActcaaagaagaggaagaagtcgAAAGATTCATCTGACTCGGAGGATGGAGATGACAGTGATGCTGACAGTGAAGATGGTGAAGAACAGGTCAATGGGCAGACAGAACTGAGAAAGCGGGGTAGGAATGTTTCTGGTCGAGGTAAAGGTGCTAATAAATCCACGCGTGGGCGCGGTCGACCTCCAACAGCAAATAAAAGTTCACATTCTTCTCAAGGGAAAAGCGGTAAAAGAGGACGGCCCCGGAAGGCCTAA